GCTGGCCCGCATGGCGTCGGCCCTGCCCCATCGGGAGGGACCTACTCGGGGGGACGCATCGACCGGGACGCGCCTCGCGCGCCCCGGTCGATGCGTGCCTGGGTTTCGCGGTCAGCGCACCAGATGACGCTCGATGTTGTCGAAGGCCTGCCGTGCGTTGCCGCGCCACATCCGGCCGAAGACCGGCATCGCGACGCGGCCGAGGCGCCCGGCCGGGCGCACCGTCCAAGTCCAGCCGATGCGGACGCCGGTGCCCGCCGGCTCGAACGTCCAGGCCCCGTCGAGCGACGCGATCAGGTGCTTCATCGGCCCGGTGATGCCGGAGATCCGGTAGGTGAACCGCGTGGGGCTCTCGACCGCCGTCAGCTCCTCGCGCATCGTGCCGCCGTCCGCCAGGACGATGGTGCGGGTCTGGCCGGGCGAGCGCCACGGGCCCTCCTGGTCGCGGACCGCCGCAATCCGCGGGATCGCGGCGTACCGGCGGTCGAACAGTGCCGTGAGGTCGAGCTCGAGCAGCCGCTCGAATGCCTCGGCCACCTCGAGCGGGTAGGTGCGGGTGTAGCGCAGAGCCACGTCGTCGGTCATGCCCCCGACCGTAGGCCGCAGGCCCCACGATGACCAGCGATGCGGGTCCGCGGTGTTGCGACTCCTTGCCGGCCGGGCGAGGGTGGGACGACGATGAGCAATCTCGACGAGCTGGTCCAGGTCGTCACCGCCCGCCGACGCGAGCTCGGCCGCCCGACCGTCGTGGGCATCTCGGGGTTCGGCGGATCGGGCAAGTCCACGCTCGCCCGTCGCCTCGTCGCCGCCCTGCCCGACGCCGTGCGCCTGCGCGGTGACGACTTCCTCGACCCGGTGCGGGTGCACCGGCGCTCGGCGGACTGGGACGGCGTCGAGCGCGATCGGCTCGTCGCCGACGTGCTCCGTCCGTTCCGAGACGAGGTCGCCGGGGAGTTCCAGCGCTACGACTGGGACCGCGGACGCCTCACCGAGCCCGAGCCGGTGCCGCGCGCCGACGTGCTCGTGATCGACCTCGTGGGCCTGTTCCACCCCACGACGCTGCCGCTGCTCGACCTGGCGGTGTGGTGTGAGATCGACCTGTGGACCGCGACCCAGCGCGGGATCGCCCGCGACCGCGACGACGGCAACGACCACGACCGGGTGTGGACCGAGGTCTGGGAGCCGAACGAGCGCGACTTCGACGAGCGGTTCGCGCCGCGCGAGGTGGCCGACGTGCTCTTCCCGACGCGTTGATCCGCTCGCGCCGCCACCGTGCGAGGCCTCGGCGCCGCACCTAGCGTGGACGCATGACCTCCACCGACGTGCACACCGATCGTCGGCTCGGCTGGGCCCTGCTCGCGGCGGCGATCGCTCAGATCGTCGCCCCGGTCGTCCAGACCCTCGCCGACGTCTCCCAGCCCGGCGACGACAGCGACTCGCTGCTCATCACCCCGGCCGGCTGGGCGTTCGCGATCTGGAGCCTGATCTACGGACTCGCCCTGGCCCACGCGATCGTCACCCTGTGGCGCGGGGACGGGGTC
This genomic interval from Aeromicrobium choanae contains the following:
- a CDS encoding SRPBCC family protein — translated: MTDDVALRYTRTYPLEVAEAFERLLELDLTALFDRRYAAIPRIAAVRDQEGPWRSPGQTRTIVLADGGTMREELTAVESPTRFTYRISGITGPMKHLIASLDGAWTFEPAGTGVRIGWTWTVRPAGRLGRVAMPVFGRMWRGNARQAFDNIERHLVR
- a CDS encoding uridine kinase family protein; its protein translation is MSNLDELVQVVTARRRELGRPTVVGISGFGGSGKSTLARRLVAALPDAVRLRGDDFLDPVRVHRRSADWDGVERDRLVADVLRPFRDEVAGEFQRYDWDRGRLTEPEPVPRADVLVIDLVGLFHPTTLPLLDLAVWCEIDLWTATQRGIARDRDDGNDHDRVWTEVWEPNERDFDERFAPREVADVLFPTR